ACCGCAACAAAGAAGCCCCGCAAGGCGCGTGCCGCCCGCAAACCCAAAATTGCAGTTGTGCCGGACACGCCTGAAGTAACCGGCAACGCTGCATTGCTGGCGCGCCGGGATGCAGCTGTGCCGCGCGGTGTGGCTTCTGCGGCTCCCGTGTTTGCAGAGCGTGCAGAAAACGCCGAGCTTTGGGACGTAGAGGGCAACCGCTACATCGATTTTGCCGGCGGTATCGCCGTGCTGAACACCGGCCACCGTCACCCCGCAGTGATCGCCGCAGCCAAAGCGCAGGAAGACAAATACACGCATACGTCTTTCCAGGTTGTGCCGTACGAGCCCTATGTGGCGCTTGCAGAAAAGCTGAACGCCATTGCACCGGGTGATTTCGCCAAGAAGTCCCTGCTGGTTACAACCGGCGCTGAAGCTGTTGAAAACGCTGTTAAAATTGCGCGTGCTGCGACCGGTCGTCCGGGTATTATCGCCTTTACCGGCGGATACCACGGACGCACCCTGCTGACGCTTGGCATGACCGGCAAGATCAGCCCCTACAAAAAGAACGTGGGCCCGTTCCCCGCAGATGTCTTCCGTGCGCCTTTCCCGTCGGTACGTGACGGGATCACCGTGGAGGACGCCCTTACCGGTCTGAAGAACCTCTTCCTCACCGATGCGCAGCCTGACCGCGTGGCGGCCATCATCATCGAGCCCGTGCTGGGCGAGGGCGGCTATACGCCGGTGCCTTTCGAGATGATGACAGCTCTGCGCGAGATCTGTGACGCGCACGGTATCCTGCTGATTGCCGACGAAATCCAGGCCGGTTTCGGCCGGACCGGCACGATGTTCGCTATCGAACATTCCGGTGTCGTGCCCGATCTGATCACTGTCGCGAAATCCATGG
This sequence is a window from Roseobacter ponti. Protein-coding genes within it:
- the gabT gene encoding 4-aminobutyrate--2-oxoglutarate transaminase, with the translated sequence MATTAKTTATKKPRKARAARKPKIAVVPDTPEVTGNAALLARRDAAVPRGVASAAPVFAERAENAELWDVEGNRYIDFAGGIAVLNTGHRHPAVIAAAKAQEDKYTHTSFQVVPYEPYVALAEKLNAIAPGDFAKKSLLVTTGAEAVENAVKIARAATGRPGIIAFTGGYHGRTLLTLGMTGKISPYKKNVGPFPADVFRAPFPSVRDGITVEDALTGLKNLFLTDAQPDRVAAIIIEPVLGEGGYTPVPFEMMTALREICDAHGILLIADEIQAGFGRTGTMFAIEHSGVVPDLITVAKSMAGGYPIAGVIGRADVMDAMEPGGLGGTYGGNPVACAAALAAIDALENEGLLARSLELGAHFRTRFAEIGARTAPWRMWDIRGLGAMLAVEFVTDFETAAPDGALVKSICAHALKRGLILLGCGMHGNALRIMVPLTASDEIIEEGLGIFEAALSEAVAEQGV